In Gossypium arboreum isolate Shixiya-1 chromosome 5, ASM2569848v2, whole genome shotgun sequence, a single genomic region encodes these proteins:
- the LOC128292708 gene encoding putative F-box protein At1g67390, which translates to MATDDFISNLPDEVLARIISGLPAIEAIRTTILSKRLKDVWRNVFRLDFDPKGVKKLSPRKQAVPAPNQRRSTVPVIQFGSNVCHDDGDDFDDTDKRKRLPELLRISIITLQSLEFTNYDIRFHRPFHHCHNLKTLKLYHCDISTETLEAIVSSCGFMEHLSVCSSTSSLKQVRIFSQTVKTVELESLDLEGIYLSTQSLGALVLHSMKFPAKSMVIHAPNLRVFTATRKPITKNPYNFTRPSKQTKIAEILEYCTHLLTPVNYKANDPMEDPNLFKNLRELTIDLDLNDRREMLILCIVLQRCLSLHQLEINIKESRSEIEEATRNYSSVNNRLPYPETKLWEQRELCDCITFTLRHVSIKGFNGKDGEMEFPRHLITKCAKLERLEIWCNHDWSSEGGKATLGLLSLPRSSIDVSILLKPPPNLLVVLEDGSQP; encoded by the exons ATGGCGACGGATGATTTCATCAGTAACCTTCCTGACGAAGTTTTGGCTAGGATTATATCAGGCTTACCAGCCATTGAAGCAATAAGAACAACTATTTTATCAAAACGATTGAAGGATGTATGGAGGAATGTTTTCCGTTTAGATTTCGATCCAAAAGGAGTGAAGAAATTATCACCAAGAAAACAGGCTGTTCCTGCTCCAAATCAACGCAGATCTACGGTTCCAGTAATACAATTTGGATCCAATGTTTGCCATGACGATGGTGATGATTTTGATGATACTGATAAGAGGAAGAGATTGCCCGAGTTGTTAAGAATATCGATAAT AACTCTGCAATCACTTGAGTTCACAAATTACGATATCAGATTCCATCGCCCTTTTCACCATTGCCATAACCTCAAAACCTTGAAACTCTATCACTGTGATATTAGCACTGAAACCCTTGAAGCAATCGTTTCTAGCTGTGGTTTTATGGAACATTTGAGCGTTTGTTCTTCCACCTCCAGTTTAAAACAGGTTCGGATCTTTAGCCAAACGGTTAAGACTGTGGAGCTGGAATCATTGGATTTGGAGGGGATTTATTTATCTACCCAATCTCTTGGTGCTTTGGTTCTTCATTCTATGAAATTTCCAGCCAAAAGTATGGTTATCCATGCTCCAAATCTTAGGGTTTTTACTGCCACTCGCAAGCCCATAACTAAAAATCCATACAATTTCACCCGTCCTTCAAAACAGACCAAGATTGCTGAAATTCTAGAGTATTGCACTCATCTCTTG ACACCTGTAAATTATAAAGCTAATGATCCAATGGAAGACCCAAATCTGTTTAAGAATTTGAGGGAGCTAACCATTGATTTAGACTTGAACGATAGAAGGGAAATGTTGATCCTCTGTATCGTTCTACAACGCTGCCTTAGTCTACACCAACTTGAAATCAACATAAAG GAAAGCAGAAGTGAAATAGAGGAAGCAACAAGGAATTACAGTAGTGTAAACAACCGACTGCCATATCCAGAGACAAAGCTATGGGAGCAAAGGGAGCTGTGCGATTGTATTACATTCACACTAAGACATGTATCCATTAAGGGATTCAACGGGAAAGATGGGGAAATGGAATTCCCAAGGCATCTGATTACGAAATGTGCCAAGTTGGAGAGATTAGAGATTTGGTGCAACCATGACTGGTCCAGTGAAGGAGGTAAGGCAACTCTTGGTTTACTTTCACTGCCTAGATCCTCCATTGATGTCTCCATTCTTCTTAAACCGCCACCCAATTTGTTGGTAGTTTTGGAAGATGGGTCTCAACCCtag
- the LOC108452439 gene encoding putative F-box/FBD/LRR-repeat protein At4g13965, which produces MATNDFISNLHNEVLARIISDLPAIEAIRTTILSKRWKDLWRYASRLDFDPKGVRKLYGDDVDDPREEISRVVKNIENVLLSHKRNLISCRIVHLLSSCRNGDLEKWIKYLTSEKKVQELAFRCDDFQQEFYRRSHSGRGLNLPLKQVRIFSQTVKTVELVSLRSQGIYLSTQSLGVLVLHSMKFQAKNLVIHAPNLRVFTATRKPITKNSDNITKIAEILEYCTHLLTPVNYKANDPMEDLNLFMNLRELTIDLDLNDRREMLILCIVLQRCLSLHQLEINIEESRSEIEEATRDYSSVNNRLPYPETKLWEKRGLCDCITFTLKQVSIKGFKGKDGEMEFPRHLITKGAKLKRIEIWCNHDCSREGGEATLGLLSLPRSSIDVSILLKPPPQFDGSFGRWVSTLN; this is translated from the exons ATGGCGACGAATGATTTCATCAGCAACCTTCACAACGAAGTTTTGGCTAGGATTATATCAGACTTACCAGCCATTGAAGCAATAAGAACAACTATTTTATCAAAACGATGGAAGGATTTATGGAGGTATGCTTCCCGTTTAGATTTCGATCCAAAAGGAGTGAGGAAATTATATGGTGATGATGTTGATGATCCGAGGGAAGAGATTTCCCGAGTTGTTAAGAATATCGAAAATGTATTGTTATCTCATAAGCGTAACTTGATTAGTTGCAGAATCGTTCATCTTTTAAGTAGTTGCAGAAACGGTGATCTTGAGAAGTGGATTAAATATCTTACATCCGAGAAGAAAGTGCAAGAATTGGCTTTCCGTTGCGATGATTTTCAACAAGAGTTTTATAGAAGAAGCCATTCTGGACGGGGTCTGAATTTACC GTTAAAACAGGTTCGGATCTTTAGCCAAACGGTTAAGACTGTGGAGCTGGTATCATTGCGTTCGCAGGGCATTTATTTATCTACCCAATCTCTTGGTGTTTTGGTGCTTCATTCTATGAAATTTCAAGCCAAAAATTTGGTTATCCATGCTCCAAATCTTAGGGTTTTTACTGCAACTCGCAAGCccataactaaaaattcagacAATATCACCAAGATTGCTGAAATTCTAGAGTATTGCACTCATCTCTTG ACACCTGTTAATTATAAAGCTAATGATCCAATGGAAGACCTGAATCTGTTTATGAATTTGAGGGAGCTTACCATTGATTTGGACTTGAACGATAGAAGGGAAATGTTGATCCTCTGTATCGTTCTACAACGCTGCCTTAGTCTACACCAACTTGAAATCAACATAGAg GAAAGTAGAAGTGAAATAGAGGAAGCAACAAGGGATTACAGTAGTGTAAACAACCGACTGCCATATCCAGAGACAAAGCTATGGGAGAAAAGAGGGTTGTGCGATTGTATTACATTCACActaaaacaagtatccattaagGGATTCAAAGGGAAAGATGGGGAAATGGAATTCCCAAGGCATCTGATTACGAAAGGTGCCAAGTTGAAGAGAATAGAGATTTGGTGTAACCATGACTGCTCTAGAGAAGGAGGTGAGGCAACTCTTGGTTTACTTTCACTGCCTAGATCCTCCATTGATGTCTCCATTCTTCTTAAACCGCCACCCCAATTTGATGGTAGTTTTGGAAGATGGGTCTCAACCCTAAActag